In the Gemmatimonas sp. UBA7669 genome, ATCAGCCGGCTGGCCAGGCTGCGCGTACGCGGCTGGCCGTTTCGAGCAGCACGTCCATGGTGAAGGGCTTCTGCACATACGGCACATGACGTGCGGCGAGGCGCTCCTGTGTGCCGGGCGCCACGCCGTATCCGCTGATGGCCATCACCGGAATGTCGGGATAGCGGGCCGCCATGATCTCGATGAGCTCCAGTCCGCCGATATCCGGCATGGTGAGGTCGGTGACGACGAGCGCCACCTCATCCGAACGCGCGGCAAGGAAGGTGAGCGCCTCGCGGCCGGTCGCCGCGGTGTACACCGCATCACCGGCCCGCTCGAACATGCGCCGACCGAGATCGCGCAGACGCGCATCGTCATCCACGAGCAGCACACCGCCCTGTCTGCGCGGCGAGGGCGCGGTCTCAGGTGGTGTGTCTGAATCGCTGACAGGGGCGTCGGTACCGGCCGCTGTAACCGTGTCGGCCGCCACAGGGACGACGGCAGGTTCGGTTTCCTCTGCCACAGGCACAGCCTGGGTCGCGGCCGACTCGCTCACCACCGGCCACTGCGCGCGCACGATACTCCCCGCCGTGCTCCCCGGCGGCGGCACATCCACCCGCAGTCGTCCACCGGTCTGACGCAGCAGGGTGTGCAGGACAGCCAGCGCCAATTCGCGGTCGCCACCGCTGCGCTCCGGCTCGAAACCGGGCGCTGCCAGACGCGCCGCGAGGTCGGCATCGATCACGTTCGAGGTACACCGCAGGGCCAGTTCCGCCATGCCCTCGTCACCTTCGGCTGGTCTGGTGCGCAGGAGCAACGGACCGGTGACAGACGCCGACTCACCGCCGGCGCATGCCATGCGCAGCATCGTGTCCACCACGTCGCGCACACGCACCGGGTCGACCGCAACCATCTGCGCCGTGGACGACGGATCGAGTTGCAGAGACACCGCCGCGTCGAAAGGCGCCAGCACTTCACGTGATGCGGCCTCGCAGGCCGCGCGCACGAGCGGGAGCAGATCGACGCCAGCGTGCGGCGGCGCCGGTCGCCGTCCAGCGGCCAGCAAGCGACGCGTGAGCCACTCGGCGCGATCGGTCGCGCGCTCAATGGCCGCCACGTCGTCGAGCTGCGGCGACGTGCCGCTCATGCCGTCGCGCAAGAAGGTCGTGGCCGCACGAATGACCGTGAGCACGTTGTTGAGATCATGACCGATGCTTCCCGCCACGTCGGCCACGGCTTCAAACGTCATGGCCTCGCGCAGACGTTCGTCACTGTGCCGGAGTTCGGTGACATCGCTGAACACCGCGAGCGCCGCATAAGGCCGCGATTCGCCCGGCCGAATGAGCGGATCGGCCGTGACCACAATCCATGTAGGCTGACTGGCACCGCGCGCCACCTGCATGAGCTGTCGCGGTTGACTGCGTCCGGTGCGCAACGCGATCTGCGCCGGATGCAGTGCCGTGGGCCAGGGTGACCCATCCTCGTGCGTTGCCTGCCAATCACGCTCGATGGGATGCAGCCCCGTCAACTGCGCACCCGTGAGGCCGAGAATGCGTTCGGCGGCCGGGTTGTGGATGCGGATCACGCCGGACTCGTCATGCAGCACCACCCCTTCGCGCATGCCGGCAATGAGCGCGCGGAACCGGCGCTCGGACTCACGCAGCTGCTGCTCCGAGCGCACCCGCTCCGTCATGTCGAGCACGAGGCAATGCATGACCGTCCGCGACGCGTTGTCCACACACCCCGCGCTGAAATCCACGTGCCGCCGCTCTCCGCTGGCCACGCGATGCTCACGCTGCGCGCGGGCGCCACGGCCGGCCCTGATCGACTCGACGATGTGTCGCCACTCGCTCGCCCCCTGCACATCGAGATCGGCCAGGGTCATGCTGCTGAGCGTGGCGCGTGACCATCCGTAGAACGCTTCCGCCGCGGCATTGGCATCGAGGATGCGCGACGTGTCGCAGTCCACCAGCAACTGCGCCGCCCCGTTGTTCTCGAAGAGCCCGCGAAATCGTGCTTCGCTGGCCGCGAGGGCACGCTGGGCGCGATGGCGCTGGGTGACATCGCGCGAGGAGATGGCCACATGGTCGTCGGGCAACGGTACGATCTGCCGTTGCAGCCAGCGGTCGGGTTCCTCGGGCAGCGGCGCGTGCTGCGTGGTCTCGAGTGGCCGCTGCGTGAGGATCACGGCGCACACCTGCTCCCACAGTCGCCAGGTGCGGCTGTGTGGAAACACACTCAGCAGCGACTGGTTGATGAGGCTCTCACGCGGACGACCCACCATGTCGCAGGCGCGCGCGTTCACCTCGACCACCAGCAGATCGGCAATCTCCCCCGTCGGCGCGCGCTGAGCGCGGGCGATGGCAAAGGCATCGAATCCGGCGTCAAGCACGCCCCGCAGCATCGCATAGGCGTCCGAAACCGCCGAGGCGGAGGGGGCCGCAGAAGACGGTGCTGGCTCGGCAGGGGGCAGGGATGAGGCGTCGTTCACGGCGGGAGGCAGGGGGCCGGCGAGAAAGGGGATGGGGCCGGTGTGCGACCCGTAGTGTGACGCCCTGCCCCCCTCCGGCGTCAAGGGGGTGATGTCCAGGTCTCTTTCTTTCACTTCCCTTGAACGGATCGTCGCATGGGCGTAATCGCGACGCTGCTCGCACACGAACCCCGGCTGGCGCGGCTTCGCGCGGCTGCACGGGATCGCTATCGCTTCGTCCCGTGTGAAGACTGGACGTCGCTGACGCGCGCCTGCGAGCGCGGTCCCATCAACGTGGTCGTCTTCGACTTGTATGTCGACGGCCGCGCCGACTTCGAGCGCGTGCGTCAACTGCGGGTACGGGTGCCGCGCGCGGCGCTCGTCGCCTATGTCGATGTCACACGTGAGCGCGCCAAGGACATGTTCGACGCCGGTCGTTGCGGCATCGACGTGCTCATCGTGGCCGACGAGACCGACACGCCGGCCATGCTCGGCGCACTGCTCGACCAGGCCGAGGCGCGTTCGGTGTCCAGCCTGCTCAAGCCGCATCTCGCCGGGCTGCGCTCGGTGGTGCGCGACGCGGTCATGCTCTCGGTGACACGGGCGCACGAACGTCTGACGCCGGACAGCCTGGCCCGGCTCATTGCCGTGTCCCGCCGTCTGCTCAGCAAGCGCCTCGAAGGCGCGCAGCTTCCGCCGCCGCATCAGTTGCTCACCTGGGGCCGGCTCATTGTGGCGGCCAGCATGCTGGAAGACGGCTCGCGCAGCGCCGATGGGGTGGCCAGTGCGCTTGACTTCCCCTCGGGCTCGGCGTTCCGCAACACCTGCCAGCGCTATCTGGGCTGCACGCCGCACCAGATTCGCCTGCGCGGTGGCGCCAGCTGGGTCATTCAGGAGCTCCTCGTGAATCGCGAGAAGCGCCGGCAGATCTCCGATCACGAAGACGACATGCAGGACTCGGCTGCGGCCTGACGTCCTGCTGCTGAACCGCCGTACACCACGAGCCCCGGGGCCTAGCTCCGGGGCTCGTTGCTGTGGCGGGTGCTAAGTTGCAGCATGCTGTACGTCGCCCTCACCGGCAATATTGCCTCCGGCAAGTCCACCGTGGCCCGCGATCTCGCAGCCCGTGGGGCCACTCTCATCGACAGCGATCAGCTCGCGCGTGACGTGGTGGCGCCGGGTAGCGCCGCACTGCGCGCCATTGCCGAGCATTTTGGGCCGGAGCTCCTGCGACCCGATGGTACGCTGGATCGCGCCGCCATGCGCCAGCGCGTGTTCAGCGACACCGCGGCGCGCGAAGCCCTCAACGCCATCGTGCACCCGGCGGTGCGTCGTCTGCGCGAGCAGCGTGTGGAAGAGGCCCGACATCGTGGAGACCGCATTGTCGTGGCGGACATTCCCCTGCTCTTTGAGCTGGGCCTGCAAGGCGCATTTGACGCGGTGATTCTGGTGGACGCCGATGAGAACGTCCGGCGCGATCGCCTCGTGCAGACCCGCGGCCTGTCCGCGCACGATGCGCAAGCCATGATCGACGCCCAGATGCCGTCCGCGCTGAAGCGCGAAGGCGCGACATGGGTCATCGACAACAACGGGCCGCTGGAGGCCCTCGCCCCGCAGGTGGAGGCCGTCTGGCAGGCGCTGGCCGCCCGCGCGACCCCTCAACCACTCACCCCCCGCTTCCGCAACGACGCGCCGTAGCGGATACTTCGCTTGGCCTCATCATTCACCT is a window encoding:
- the coaE gene encoding dephospho-CoA kinase (Dephospho-CoA kinase (CoaE) performs the final step in coenzyme A biosynthesis.), with the protein product MLYVALTGNIASGKSTVARDLAARGATLIDSDQLARDVVAPGSAALRAIAEHFGPELLRPDGTLDRAAMRQRVFSDTAAREALNAIVHPAVRRLREQRVEEARHRGDRIVVADIPLLFELGLQGAFDAVILVDADENVRRDRLVQTRGLSAHDAQAMIDAQMPSALKREGATWVIDNNGPLEALAPQVEAVWQALAARATPQPLTPRFRNDAP
- a CDS encoding PAS domain S-box protein produces the protein MNDASSLPPAEPAPSSAAPSASAVSDAYAMLRGVLDAGFDAFAIARAQRAPTGEIADLLVVEVNARACDMVGRPRESLINQSLLSVFPHSRTWRLWEQVCAVILTQRPLETTQHAPLPEEPDRWLQRQIVPLPDDHVAISSRDVTQRHRAQRALAASEARFRGLFENNGAAQLLVDCDTSRILDANAAAEAFYGWSRATLSSMTLADLDVQGASEWRHIVESIRAGRGARAQREHRVASGERRHVDFSAGCVDNASRTVMHCLVLDMTERVRSEQQLRESERRFRALIAGMREGVVLHDESGVIRIHNPAAERILGLTGAQLTGLHPIERDWQATHEDGSPWPTALHPAQIALRTGRSQPRQLMQVARGASQPTWIVVTADPLIRPGESRPYAALAVFSDVTELRHSDERLREAMTFEAVADVAGSIGHDLNNVLTVIRAATTFLRDGMSGTSPQLDDVAAIERATDRAEWLTRRLLAAGRRPAPPHAGVDLLPLVRAACEAASREVLAPFDAAVSLQLDPSSTAQMVAVDPVRVRDVVDTMLRMACAGGESASVTGPLLLRTRPAEGDEGMAELALRCTSNVIDADLAARLAAPGFEPERSGGDRELALAVLHTLLRQTGGRLRVDVPPPGSTAGSIVRAQWPVVSESAATQAVPVAEETEPAVVPVAADTVTAAGTDAPVSDSDTPPETAPSPRRQGGVLLVDDDARLRDLGRRMFERAGDAVYTAATGREALTFLAARSDEVALVVTDLTMPDIGGLELIEIMAARYPDIPVMAISGYGVAPGTQERLAARHVPYVQKPFTMDVLLETASRVRAAWPAG
- a CDS encoding helix-turn-helix transcriptional regulator translates to MGVIATLLAHEPRLARLRAAARDRYRFVPCEDWTSLTRACERGPINVVVFDLYVDGRADFERVRQLRVRVPRAALVAYVDVTRERAKDMFDAGRCGIDVLIVADETDTPAMLGALLDQAEARSVSSLLKPHLAGLRSVVRDAVMLSVTRAHERLTPDSLARLIAVSRRLLSKRLEGAQLPPPHQLLTWGRLIVAASMLEDGSRSADGVASALDFPSGSAFRNTCQRYLGCTPHQIRLRGGASWVIQELLVNREKRRQISDHEDDMQDSAAA